Genomic DNA from Deltaproteobacteria bacterium:
CTTACATTCCGGGCAAAAGTACCTGTAAGAAGAGGTTACCTTCATGTCGCACCCGCATTTATCGCAAGTCACTTTCATTTCGTGCCTCCTGTTTAGAACCGCCATAGATATTGATTTTCCTAGCATCTTTGCGGTATCATGTCAAGAAATGGTCGGCATCTATCACGGGTTTGCGGCTGACGCCTTGAAAACAGCACGGATTTCGTGTTTGGAATTACCAAAATGCATGAATGAAAAGCAGGCATTGATTTAGAGTTTCGGTGAACTCTGAACCTCTGAACCCGTGAACCGTTACAGACGTATCCATGGAATCTTCCAAATTTTCTGAAACTTACAAGCCTTTTGAAAACCTCAAGGACCTCCTTGAGAAGCAGTCATTCCCGTTGGCAACCTCCCATAAAGAAAAGCCTGCTCCGGACGTGATTGAAGAGAGAAAGCCGGATAGCAGTGATCAAGAAAGGCTCTTCGAGGAGGCTATGGCAGGCGTTGAGCCTATTGCGAGGGAGTATACCTCATTTGATCAAGGCGAAGTACGGCCGACGAGGGTGCCTAAGCATGATCCAGAGGATGATGACTTGGCCCGATTGGAGGAACTGGTGAGGCACGGGGCCGGATTCACCATCTCCGACACACCGGAGTACATGGAAGGATTGGGCTACGGGGTGAATCCTGAAGTCGCCACACGTTTGCATCGGGGCGATTTTTCGATCCAGAGCCACCTTGATCTGCACGGGCTCGTTGTTGAGGACGCCCATGAGGCATTTGAGCAGTTTCTCAAAGAAGCCGTGCTCTTCGGAAGAAGGGCTGTGCTGATCATACACGGCCGTGGTCTGTCTTCACGCGCAGAACCAGTCCTTAAGACCAAGGTCAAGGAATGGCTTACGTCCGGTCCCTGGCGAAAATGGGTCGTAGCATTTTCAAGTGCGAGGGCTTGCGACGGAGGAGCTGGGGCCACCTATGTGTTGTTGCGGCAGCGTCCTGCCACCAAACGCTTTCGCAAAGGAGCAACCAGTAAATAGGCTTAAGGTAGCCTTGTACCGTAGACCGGTTAACAAAGAAGCCAAAAACCAAACCATATTATTCTTGTTGACTATAGACCGTTTGTTGGCCGACAAGCGGCGAATTATCCTGGAACCTGTTCATGAGAAGGGCATAGGAAAGCTATTACAAGAGCTTCCTCTCGTGGAAGCTGTCATTAATCACGAAGTGGTAACCCAAAGCCGCTTTATTGACCTCTCCCACCAGGATCCTGCCGAATAGGGGATATTCATGTCTTTTTTGCAACCAGGGAAATATTCAAGAGCTATAGACTTTGGACAGGTTTGGGATGGTAGGGTTGGTGAGACGGCGCTACACCGAGGTAGGCACTCCTGTGAACAGGATTAATGTGGTTTTAAACCAAGTCCTGATGCCCCGGACAAAGACCTCTGAACCGGTAGTTGGACCCGTAGTCACCGCTCACCGTATTGACTCTTAGCATATCTTCGCGTTTTCAACAAGTCTTTTTTGGGGTAATAGTTCAGCCCCGTTGTCATTTCTCACCCCGCCCAAGGGGGGTGAGAAATCTTGATCGCAAACCATACAATTCCAAGTCAAGAGATTTCTCCCTTTGGTCGAAATGACAGAAAAAGCAATGGGTGCTAAACTGTTATTTTTTTATGTCAGGATGAAATCTTTAAGGCTTGACACGCTTAGGGCTCGCTCTCCCGTACTCAAGGACCCGAACTTGCGGTGTAAAAGCCCTGGCCGATTACAGCAAGTCAGGAGCTGTTATTTCTCAAGAATTTCGATGAGTTTCTCGGACAGCTCTTCCATGCCAAAGGGTTCAGGACTACCGAAAAGTTCTCCAACCTATTTAACGGGGTGACCGTTCAGGGTTATCTTTCTTTCGTTGACCCGCCTACGGCGGGATGAAACCTCGAATGGCAGTGCGGGTGCGTCCGGCATGATCATGCCCATAGTCCTGGTCCGACACCAAGTTACCAAAATATCTTGACATAAGGGAGGGTTTCGGCTAATTTTGGGGCATATAATTCCAAAATGAGGCGCAATATGGAAAGGCTAAGGCGATTTTTTGATCATCCTCAGGGGAGTTTTTTTCTGTTCGGGCCTCGAGGAACCGGAAAATCAACACTTGCAAAAGAGCGCTTCAAAGAGTCTCTCTATGTTGACCTCTTGGATCCCGAGACATTTCGGATTCTCTCAGCCAATCCCGAGCGCCTCCGGGAGCAACTGCTCACGTCTCCGGATAAGGCTGTTATAGTTATCGATGAGATCCAAAAGGCGCCTCAGTTGCTCGACCTTGTTCACAGCCTTATCGAAGAGAAACGTGGATGGGAGTTTGTACTCACCGGATCGAGTTCGAGGAAACTGAAGCGTGCAGGAGTCGATCTTCTGGCGGGACGCGCCGTGTTGCGTTCTCTCCATCCATTCATGGCCGCGGAACTAGGCAATCGGTTCAGCTTGGACGACGCCCTGCAAGTGGGACTGTTGCCGATCGTACTGGACTCACCTCAACCGAAGCAGGTTCTAAGGACATATGCCGCGCTCTACCTCCGGGAAGAGGTCCAGATGGAAGGTCTGGTGCGGAACATAGGCAATTTCTCGCGCTTCCTTGAGGCCGTGAGCTTTTCTCATGCTTCCTTGATGAACATCAGTAATGTCGCACGCGAATGCAAAGTCGAACGCAAAGTGGTGGAAGGCTATGTCAGCGTTTTAGAAGACCTGCTGCTCGCCTATCGATTGCCAGCTTTTACGAAACGCGCCAGAAGGGCTTTGGTCGCCCACCCGAAATTCTACTTGTTCGACGCAGGAGTTTACAGGTCCTTGCGCCCTAAAGGCCTCCTGGACAGACCTGAAGAAATCGCCGGCCACGCCCTTGAGGGTCTTGTGGGGCAACATCTCCGGGCATGGATTGCCTATTCGAAGAGTGACAGTTCTCTGCACTTCTGGAGAACGCGATCAGGGGTTGAAGTCGATTTCATCGCATATGGTCCTGAGGGACTCTTTGCCATTGAGGTGAAAAATTCTGCCCGCATCCGTCCACAGGACTTGAGATCGCTGAAAGCATTCAAACAGGACTATCCCGCAAGTAAAGCTTGTCTCCTCTACCGGGGTAAGGACACTCTGCTAAAAGGTAACATCCTGTGCCTGCCCTGCGATGAGTTTCTTAGGCAGCTTCGACCAGGGCAATCGTTGGGCATCTGAACTTGATTCCTGATTGACTCACAGTAAGCATTCGGTTAACCCGTTATACGGTAGAGCAAGCAAATGAAACGGATTACACTCATATCGGTTCTTGCCACACTCCTTTGGGCCTTGTGGTTGCCCAGGACTCGTATTTTGTGGGCCGGGCAGGCAGCATGCCCTTTGGATCAGATCTCATCAGAGGATGCCCTGTTGGTGGCCTGGCCTGACGGGCAGATTCTTTACAAGAAGAATGAAACAAAAAAACTCGTCCCTGCTTCCACCCTCAAGATCCTTACCGCCCTTGCAGCGATTCATCATCTGGGAGAATCTTACAGGTTCCGGACTGAATTCTATCTGGACCAACAGAACAACCTTAAAATCAAGGGCTATGGGGACCCACTTCTAGTCTCGGAAGTATGGCAGGAAATGGCTGCGGCTCTGGCCCGCAGGTTTCAAGGCTTTAAGGATCTGATACTGGATGACTCTTATTTTGTCCGTGACATTCAGATTCCTGGAGTAAGCAACTCGACAAATCCGTATGATGCCCCCCTTGGAGCACTTTGCGCCAATTTCAACACGATCTTTTTCGAGCGGGACAGGGCTGGGAAAATTGTCTCGGCAGAGCCTCAAACGCCTCTGACCCCGCTG
This window encodes:
- a CDS encoding ATP-binding protein, coding for MERLRRFFDHPQGSFFLFGPRGTGKSTLAKERFKESLYVDLLDPETFRILSANPERLREQLLTSPDKAVIVIDEIQKAPQLLDLVHSLIEEKRGWEFVLTGSSSRKLKRAGVDLLAGRAVLRSLHPFMAAELGNRFSLDDALQVGLLPIVLDSPQPKQVLRTYAALYLREEVQMEGLVRNIGNFSRFLEAVSFSHASLMNISNVARECKVERKVVEGYVSVLEDLLLAYRLPAFTKRARRALVAHPKFYLFDAGVYRSLRPKGLLDRPEEIAGHALEGLVGQHLRAWIAYSKSDSSLHFWRTRSGVEVDFIAYGPEGLFAIEVKNSARIRPQDLRSLKAFKQDYPASKACLLYRGKDTLLKGNILCLPCDEFLRQLRPGQSLGI
- a CDS encoding Smr/MutS family protein; its protein translation is MESSKFSETYKPFENLKDLLEKQSFPLATSHKEKPAPDVIEERKPDSSDQERLFEEAMAGVEPIAREYTSFDQGEVRPTRVPKHDPEDDDLARLEELVRHGAGFTISDTPEYMEGLGYGVNPEVATRLHRGDFSIQSHLDLHGLVVEDAHEAFEQFLKEAVLFGRRAVLIIHGRGLSSRAEPVLKTKVKEWLTSGPWRKWVVAFSSARACDGGAGATYVLLRQRPATKRFRKGATSK